A part of Penaeus vannamei isolate JL-2024 chromosome 1, ASM4276789v1, whole genome shotgun sequence genomic DNA contains:
- the LOC113813954 gene encoding uncharacterized protein isoform X1, whose product MAEGRSVKENTSFRGSDSTERISTCNVSTDVFSEKSVKREEHVFDCRKALLHDGKYATLSPTHAPQNAAAGRNWPSRGARASARAVSVSLINISESPQLYTVERNSHVLSTSLPNGLDLRMPLHSSWVPEELPNAGTREHSYLSSQRLSDPDPQRLSQLSAQDHSNSHTEEQSVLASSSFGDTFETAGSSSSPSGMQPHSHDGHASPQNPSESTPHDQRPQEEEVRRLSISSLFISQFANKRNRTPSICVHRVSLPREGPPCYSCSTFDLPPKYHKVDEPGWKWARSRFLRMYRGLVSFGQPGQQADLPLRPEGDWNTPPYTIALGSHQEPSLCTTNSSSDDGPCAECPSGSPQSSSAVASSALPTQIHRPPMSDVPPPYSPPTPASLMAGQSLPQLTEDQFFAMRRPTPVEMDQVTFNFHQGYCNKSCHCNFVYSLLLAIITSVSLLGPEQPLIILISAVFFLTVFLYMPIIWALECLLHWRTHGNCRDMRMTGLGTVSPVSVL is encoded by the exons ATGGCTGAAGGGAGGAGTGTTAAAGAAAATACTAGTTTTCGGGGGTCTGATTCAACAGAAAGAATTAGTACTTGTAATGTGTCCACTGACGTTTTTAGCGAGAAAAGTGTAAAAAGGGAAGAACATGTATTTGACTGTAGGAAAGCGCTTTTGCATGATGGGAAATACGCAACACTAAGCCCCACTCACGCCCCACAGAATGCAGCGGCAGGAAGGAACTGGCCTTCCCGTGGGGCGCGTGCGAGTGCAAGGGCCGTATCGGTTTCGCTTATAAACATTAGTGAGTCTCCGCAACTTTATACAGTAGAACGAAATTCGCATGTACTTTCCACGTCCCTGCCAAATGGTTTGGACTTAAGAATGCCGCTCCATTCTAGCTGGGTTCCTGAAGAGCTTCCTAACGCAGGGACTCGGGAGCACTCTTACCTAAGTAGCCAAAGACTTTCCGACCCAGATCCTCAAAGGCTTTCTCAATTAAGTGCTCAAGATCACTCTAACTCACACACTGAAGAGCAATCTGTCCTTGCATCAAGTTCGTTCGGTGACACTTTCGAAACAGCCGGGAGCTCTTCGTCTCCTAGCGGCATGCAGCCGCACTCGCACGACGGTCATGCTTCGCCTCAGAATCCTAGCGAGTCGACACCTCATGACCAACGCccccaggaggaggaggtgcgtcGCTTGAGTATAAGCAGCCTCTTCATCTCTCAGTTCGCAAATAAACGGAACAGAACTCCAAGCATCTGTGTCCACCGCGTGTCCTTGCCCAGAGAGGGTCCTCCGTGCTACAGCTGCTCCACTTTTGACCTTCCGCCGAAGTACCATAAGGTCGATGAGCCGGGATGGAAATGGGCAAGAAGCAGATTTTTACGCATGTACCGTGGCTTGGTCTCCTTCGGCCAGCCGGGGCAGCAAGCTGACCTTCCTCTTCGCCCGGAGGGCGACTGGAATACCCCTCCGTACACGATCGCCCTCGGGAGCCACCAAGAACCGTCTTTATGTACAACTAACAGTTCTTCCGACGATGGACCCTGTGCCGAGTGTCCCAGCGGCTCGCCCCAGTCGTCGTCAGCTGTTGCGAGCAGCGCCCTCCCAACCCAGATCCACCGCCCGCCCATGAGTGATGTCCCGCCACCCTACTCGCCGCCCACTCCTGCGTCCCTCATGGCAGGTCAGTCTCTGCCTCAACTAACGGAAGATCAGTTTTTTGCCATGCGTCGACCGACGCCGGTCGAGATGGACCAAGTAACTTTCAACTTTCACCAAGGATATTGCAACAAATCTtg CCACTGCAACTTCGTCTATTCCCTCCTGTTGGCTATCATCACCTCCGTGAGTCTGCTGGGACCCGAACAACCCCTCATCATCCTCATATCTGCAGTGTTCTTCCTCACCGTCTTCCTTTACATGCCGATCATATGGGCCCTGGAATGCCTGTTGCACTGGAGGACGCACGGGAACTGCAGAGACATGCGCATGACAGGACTTGGAACAGTTTCGCCCGTTTCCGTCCTGTAG
- the LOC113813954 gene encoding uncharacterized protein isoform X2: MAEGRSVKENTSFRGSDSTERISTCNVSTDVFSEKSVKREEHVFDCRKALLHDGKYATLSPTHAPQNAAAGRNWPSRGARASARAVSVSLINISESPQLYTVERNSHVLSTSLPNGLDLRMPLHSSWVPEELPNAGTREHSYLSSQRLSDPDPQRLSQLSAQDHSNSHTEEQSVLASSSFGDTFETAGSSSSPSGMQPHSHDGHASPQNPSESTPHDQRPQEEEVRRLSISSLFISQFANKRNRTPSICVHRVSLPREGPPCYSCSTFDLPPKYHKVDEPGWKWARSRFLRMYRGLVSFGQPGQQADLPLRPEGDWNTPPYTIALGSHQEPSLCTTNSSSDDGPCAECPSGSPQSSSAVASSALPTQIHRPPMSDVPPPYSPPTPASLMAATATSSIPSCWLSSPP; encoded by the exons ATGGCTGAAGGGAGGAGTGTTAAAGAAAATACTAGTTTTCGGGGGTCTGATTCAACAGAAAGAATTAGTACTTGTAATGTGTCCACTGACGTTTTTAGCGAGAAAAGTGTAAAAAGGGAAGAACATGTATTTGACTGTAGGAAAGCGCTTTTGCATGATGGGAAATACGCAACACTAAGCCCCACTCACGCCCCACAGAATGCAGCGGCAGGAAGGAACTGGCCTTCCCGTGGGGCGCGTGCGAGTGCAAGGGCCGTATCGGTTTCGCTTATAAACATTAGTGAGTCTCCGCAACTTTATACAGTAGAACGAAATTCGCATGTACTTTCCACGTCCCTGCCAAATGGTTTGGACTTAAGAATGCCGCTCCATTCTAGCTGGGTTCCTGAAGAGCTTCCTAACGCAGGGACTCGGGAGCACTCTTACCTAAGTAGCCAAAGACTTTCCGACCCAGATCCTCAAAGGCTTTCTCAATTAAGTGCTCAAGATCACTCTAACTCACACACTGAAGAGCAATCTGTCCTTGCATCAAGTTCGTTCGGTGACACTTTCGAAACAGCCGGGAGCTCTTCGTCTCCTAGCGGCATGCAGCCGCACTCGCACGACGGTCATGCTTCGCCTCAGAATCCTAGCGAGTCGACACCTCATGACCAACGCccccaggaggaggaggtgcgtcGCTTGAGTATAAGCAGCCTCTTCATCTCTCAGTTCGCAAATAAACGGAACAGAACTCCAAGCATCTGTGTCCACCGCGTGTCCTTGCCCAGAGAGGGTCCTCCGTGCTACAGCTGCTCCACTTTTGACCTTCCGCCGAAGTACCATAAGGTCGATGAGCCGGGATGGAAATGGGCAAGAAGCAGATTTTTACGCATGTACCGTGGCTTGGTCTCCTTCGGCCAGCCGGGGCAGCAAGCTGACCTTCCTCTTCGCCCGGAGGGCGACTGGAATACCCCTCCGTACACGATCGCCCTCGGGAGCCACCAAGAACCGTCTTTATGTACAACTAACAGTTCTTCCGACGATGGACCCTGTGCCGAGTGTCCCAGCGGCTCGCCCCAGTCGTCGTCAGCTGTTGCGAGCAGCGCCCTCCCAACCCAGATCCACCGCCCGCCCATGAGTGATGTCCCGCCACCCTACTCGCCGCCCACTCCTGCGTCCCTCATGGCAG CCACTGCAACTTCGTCTATTCCCTCCTGTTGGCTATCATCACCTCCGTGA